The proteins below come from a single Pichia kudriavzevii chromosome 2, complete sequence genomic window:
- a CDS encoding uncharacterized protein (PKUD0B04140; similar to Saccharomyces cerevisiae YOR091W (TMA46); ancestral locus Anc_2.194): MPPKKNAKNQQKEAEKRAKAKSKAKNADDKTFGLKNKNKSKKVQEYVSQVKAGVPADIKKQQELAKRRAAEKKAAEEAKKEALKLLQGSIGTQKVPFGVDPKSILCEFFKLGTCTRGKNCKFSHDMNIARKAAKKDLYTDDKDDKADKEADTMDNWDEEKLRKVILSKHGNPKTTTDKVCKYFIQAVEDQKYGWLWVCPNTDPKNKVECKYRHSLPPGFVLKTKEQRRLEKMALENQPKITLEDFIETERDRLPKDKLTPINPETFAKWKKEHKQQRFNMNNKDKKQLTGREIVLKRFEDKFLREEELSADHGTEIDMSQFKNALDEIEDENEPKVKDYGDGSNAFAEANKVE; this comes from the coding sequence ATGcctccaaagaaaaacgcAAAGAaccaacaaaaagaagCGGAAAAGAGGGCCAAAGCAAAGTCCAAGGCTAAGAATGCAGATGATAAAACTtttggtttgaaaaataagaataaaTCTAAAAAGGTTCAAGAATATGTCTCTCAAGTCAAGGCAGGCGTGCCAGCAGATATTAAGAAACAGCAGGAACTAGCTAAAAGACGTGCTGCCGAAAAGAAGGCCGCTGAAGAAGCGAAGAAGGAAGCTTTAAAATTACTTCAAGGTTCAATTGGTACTCAGAAAGTTCCATTTGGTGTCGATCCAAAAAGTATATTGTgtgagtttttcaaacttggTACTTGTACAAGGGGCAAGAACTGTAAATTCAGTCATGATATGAACATTGCCAGAAAAGCAGCAAAGAAAGATTTATATACAGATGATAAAGATGATAAAGCCGACAAGGAAGCAGATACTATGGACAATTGGGATGAAGAGAAGCTTCGGAAGGTCATTCTATCTAAGCATGGTAATCCAAAGACCACCACCGATAAGGTTTGTAAATACTTCATTCAGGCTGTTGAAGACCAAAAGTATGGTTGGCTATGGGTTTGTCCTAATACCGACCCAAAGAATAAGGTGGAATGTAAATATAGACACTCTTTACCACCTGGATTCGTTTTAAAGACCAAGGAGCAGCGTAGATTAGAAAAGATGGCTCTTGAAAATCAACCAAAGATCACACTTGAGGATTTCATCGAAACTGAAAGGGATAGATTACCAAAGGATAAGTTGACTCCTATTAATCCAGAAACTTTTGCCAAGTGGAAGAAGGAACATAAACAACAAAGATTTAACATGAACAATAAGGACAAGAAGCAACTCACTGGCCGTGAGATTGTTTTAAAGAGGTTCGAGGATAAATTCttgagagaagaagaattgagTGCAGACCACGGTACTGAAATTGACATGTCTCAATTTAAGAACGCATtagatgaaattgaagatgaaaatgaaccAAAGGTCAAGGACTATGGTGATGGTTCTAATGCTTTTGCCGAAGCCAACAAAGTGGAATAA